In Candidatus Promineifilum breve, one genomic interval encodes:
- the rpsJ gene encoding 30S ribosomal protein S10, with the protein MSKQRIRIRLKAYDHRVLDQSAKRIVGTAERTGARVIGPVPLPTRLERFTVRRSPFIDKDSQEHFEIRTHKRLIDVINPDSKTIDTLMRLNLPAGVDIEISL; encoded by the coding sequence ATGTCGAAACAGAGAATCCGTATCCGGTTGAAGGCGTACGATCATCGTGTTCTGGATCAGTCGGCCAAGCGTATTGTCGGCACGGCCGAGCGCACCGGCGCGCGGGTCATTGGCCCTGTGCCCTTGCCCACCCGCCTGGAGCGCTTCACCGTGCGCCGCAGTCCGTTCATTGATAAAGACTCGCAAGAACATTTCGAGATCAGAACCCACAAGCGGTTGATCGACGTGATCAACCCCGACTCGAAGACGATCGATACGCTGATGCGGCTCAATCTGCCGGCCGGTGTGGACATCGAGATTTCGCTCTAA
- the rplB gene encoding 50S ribosomal protein L2: MPVKLFKPTSPGRRDMSGYTFEEITRSKPEKSLVYGLRKRGGRNVRGKITVRHQGGGHKRLYRDIDFKRDKANIPARVASIEYDPNRSARIALLAYADGEKRYILAPLGVKVGDQLISSAKAEIRPGNCMPLRNIPLGTTIHNIELYPGRGGQMVRSAGVSAQLMAKDHAQYATIRLPSGEERYVLQECMATIGQVGNVEHGNIKLGKAGRNRHKGIRPSVRGSVMSPRDHPHGGGEGTSPIGMAAPKTPWGKIALGKRTRNNKSTDKYIFRRRGKKRR; this comes from the coding sequence ATGCCTGTAAAACTATTTAAGCCAACTTCGCCGGGCCGACGCGATATGAGCGGCTATACGTTCGAGGAAATCACCCGGTCGAAGCCGGAGAAAAGCCTGGTGTACGGCCTGCGCAAGCGCGGCGGCCGTAATGTGCGCGGCAAGATCACCGTGCGCCATCAGGGCGGCGGCCATAAGCGGCTCTACCGTGACATCGATTTCAAGCGCGACAAGGCCAACATCCCGGCCCGTGTGGCGTCCATCGAATACGACCCGAACCGCTCGGCGCGCATCGCCTTGCTGGCCTATGCCGACGGCGAAAAGCGCTACATCCTGGCTCCGTTGGGGGTCAAGGTGGGCGATCAGCTCATCAGCAGCGCCAAGGCCGAAATTCGACCGGGCAATTGTATGCCGCTGCGCAACATCCCGTTGGGCACGACCATTCACAACATCGAGTTGTATCCCGGCCGCGGCGGCCAGATGGTGCGCTCGGCCGGTGTATCGGCCCAATTGATGGCTAAGGATCATGCGCAATACGCCACGATCCGCCTGCCGTCCGGTGAAGAGCGCTACGTCTTGCAGGAATGCATGGCAACCATCGGCCAGGTCGGCAACGTGGAGCACGGCAATATCAAGCTGGGCAAGGCCGGCCGCAACCGTCACAAGGGCATTCGCCCGTCGGTGCGTGGCTCGGTGATGAGTCCGCGCGACCATCCCCACGGCGGTGGCGAGGGCACGTCGCCCATCGGCATGGCCGCGCCGAAGACGCCTTGGGGCAAGATCGCCCTGGGCAAGCGGACACGCAACAACAAATCGACGGACAAATATATCTTCCGTCGTCGCGGCAAGAAGCGTAGATAG
- the rplN gene encoding 50S ribosomal protein L14, with amino-acid sequence MIQKESRLNVADNSGARELLVIQVMGGSRRRYGTVGDVVTATVKKATPNATVKKSSVVKAVIVRTTKEYKREDGSYIRFDDNAAVILDAEGKNPVGTRIFGPVARELRDKGFGRILSLAPESL; translated from the coding sequence ATGATTCAGAAGGAAAGTCGTCTCAACGTAGCCGATAATTCGGGAGCCCGCGAACTCCTGGTGATCCAGGTCATGGGCGGCTCGCGCCGCCGCTATGGGACCGTGGGTGACGTCGTGACCGCGACAGTGAAGAAGGCCACGCCGAACGCCACCGTGAAGAAAAGCTCGGTGGTCAAGGCCGTCATCGTGCGCACGACCAAAGAGTACAAGCGCGAAGATGGCAGCTACATTCGCTTCGACGATAACGCCGCCGTCATCCTCGACGCGGAAGGCAAGAATCCGGTCGGCACGCGCATCTTTGGGCCGGTGGCCCGCGAACTGCGCGACAAGGGTTTCGGGCGCATCCTGTCACTGGCCCCGGAGTCGCTGTAG
- the rplV gene encoding 50S ribosomal protein L22 yields MADVFEVKAIARHIPMGTQKVRLVVNAVRGKGASEALDALRFMPQAAAEPVFKLIASAVANAEENYGLEMDELVVSEIWADEGPRHRKAPHGGRFAGRGRFRPIVRRSSHITVVLAEREAAQ; encoded by the coding sequence ATGGCTGATGTATTTGAAGTCAAAGCGATTGCCCGCCACATCCCCATGGGGACGCAGAAAGTGCGCCTGGTGGTGAACGCGGTGCGCGGCAAGGGTGCGTCTGAGGCGCTGGATGCGCTGCGATTCATGCCCCAGGCCGCGGCCGAGCCGGTATTCAAGCTCATCGCCTCGGCGGTGGCCAATGCCGAAGAGAATTATGGGCTGGAGATGGACGAACTGGTCGTCAGCGAGATCTGGGCCGACGAAGGCCCGCGCCACCGCAAAGCGCCGCACGGCGGCCGTTTTGCCGGTCGCGGTCGCTTCCGGCCCATTGTACGCCGTTCATCACATATCACGGTCGTGCTGGCCGAGCGCGAGGCGGCCCAATAG
- a CDS encoding type Z 30S ribosomal protein S14, giving the protein MAKKSMIARETKRKFRVRVRNRCQMCGRPRGYIRRFGMCRICFREQALKGNIPGVVKSSW; this is encoded by the coding sequence ATGGCGAAGAAATCAATGATCGCGCGAGAGACAAAGCGGAAGTTTCGGGTTCGCGTCCGTAACCGCTGCCAGATGTGCGGCCGGCCGCGGGGCTACATCCGCCGGTTTGGCATGTGCCGTATCTGTTTCCGCGAACAAGCCCTGAAAGGCAATATTCCGGGTGTCGTTAAGTCGAGTTGGTAG
- the rplP gene encoding 50S ribosomal protein L16, protein MLMPKRVKYRKQFRGRMQGMAKGGTTLLNGEFGLQALEAGWVTSRQIEAIRRSIVRQMRRRGKYWVRIFPDKPVTAKPAETRMGKGKGSVDHWVAVVKPGRVIFEVSGVPDDIALAALRSAGYKLPIRTQVITREEAL, encoded by the coding sequence ATGTTAATGCCCAAACGGGTAAAGTATCGCAAGCAGTTCCGGGGCCGCATGCAAGGCATGGCCAAGGGCGGTACGACGCTGCTAAACGGCGAATTCGGCTTGCAGGCGCTGGAGGCCGGCTGGGTCACCAGCCGCCAGATCGAGGCCATCCGCCGCTCGATCGTGCGCCAGATGCGCCGCCGCGGCAAATACTGGGTTCGCATCTTCCCCGACAAGCCCGTTACCGCCAAGCCGGCGGAAACCCGCATGGGTAAGGGCAAGGGTTCGGTCGACCATTGGGTGGCCGTCGTGAAGCCCGGCCGGGTGATCTTCGAGGTCTCCGGCGTGCCCGACGATATTGCCCTGGCGGCCCTGCGCTCGGCCGGCTACAAGCTGCCGATTCGGACGCAGGTTATCACGCGCGAGGAGGCCCTGTAA
- the fusA gene encoding elongation factor G — protein MADYPLERVRNIGIIAHIDAGKTTTTERVLYYTGVIHRMGEVHEGTATMDSMDQERERGITISSAATTAFWLDHQINIIDTPGHIDFTAEVQRSLRVLDGGVVVFDAVAGVEPQSETVWRQANGYGVPRICFVNKMDRVGADFKRTISMIKERLGANPIPIQFPIGEESNFRGIVDLLTMQAFFWSEVDSGSRPQAAPIPDDLLADVEAARHDMVERIAETDDELTTRYLEGEEIDADELRAALRRATIAGAATPVLCGSALRNRGIQRVLDAVVYYLPSPLDIPAIKGENPFTGKTEERNPSAQEPFSALVFKIVTDPYVGRLAYFRVYSGVVQVGDSVLNSTKDKRERIGRILRMHADHREDLKEVRAGDIAATLGQKNTFTGDTLCDAKSPIILESIDFPEPVIQLAIEPKSNIDQDKMGNALRSLSEEDPTFQVKVDDQTGQTVLYGMGELHLEVLVDRLLREFKVAANVGQPRVAYRETITRAVDKIEGRFVRQSGGRGQFGHVVLRVEPLEPGSGIIFENAIIGGSIPREFIGPAEAGIREALESGVLAGYPVVDLKATLIDGSFHEVDSSEMAFKIAGSMAIKEAQQQGKPILLEPMMSIEVVAPDDYTGDVIGNLSANRGLIEGMELRSDGLQTVRSLVPLATMFGYATRLRSMTQGRGTFTMEFHHYAPVSESVAQEILHGRK, from the coding sequence ATGGCTGATTATCCGTTGGAACGAGTCCGCAATATTGGCATCATTGCCCATATTGACGCCGGCAAAACGACGACGACCGAGCGCGTCCTGTATTACACAGGCGTGATCCATCGCATGGGCGAAGTCCACGAGGGCACGGCCACGATGGACTCCATGGATCAGGAGCGCGAGCGGGGTATTACCATCTCGTCGGCGGCCACGACGGCCTTCTGGCTCGACCACCAAATCAACATCATCGACACGCCGGGTCACATCGACTTCACGGCCGAGGTGCAGCGCAGCCTGCGCGTCCTCGACGGCGGCGTCGTCGTTTTCGACGCCGTGGCCGGTGTGGAGCCGCAATCCGAGACGGTCTGGCGGCAGGCCAACGGCTATGGCGTGCCCCGCATCTGTTTCGTTAACAAAATGGACCGCGTCGGCGCCGACTTCAAGCGCACGATCAGCATGATCAAGGAACGCCTCGGCGCCAACCCGATTCCCATCCAGTTCCCCATCGGCGAGGAATCCAATTTTCGCGGCATCGTCGACCTGCTGACCATGCAGGCGTTCTTCTGGAGCGAGGTTGATTCCGGCTCCCGGCCCCAGGCCGCGCCCATTCCCGATGATCTGCTGGCCGACGTCGAAGCCGCCCGCCACGATATGGTGGAGCGCATCGCCGAGACCGACGACGAACTGACGACGCGCTATCTGGAAGGGGAAGAGATCGACGCCGACGAATTACGGGCGGCATTGCGGCGGGCGACCATCGCCGGCGCGGCGACGCCGGTATTGTGTGGCAGCGCGCTGCGCAATCGGGGCATCCAGCGTGTGCTGGACGCCGTCGTCTACTACCTGCCGTCCCCGCTCGACATCCCCGCTATCAAGGGCGAGAACCCGTTCACCGGCAAGACCGAAGAGCGTAACCCCTCGGCCCAGGAGCCTTTCTCCGCCCTCGTCTTCAAGATCGTCACCGACCCCTATGTGGGCCGTCTGGCCTACTTCCGCGTCTACTCCGGCGTGGTGCAGGTCGGCGATTCGGTGCTAAACAGCACCAAGGACAAGCGCGAGCGCATCGGCCGTATCCTGCGGATGCACGCCGACCATCGCGAGGATTTGAAAGAAGTGCGGGCGGGCGACATCGCCGCGACGCTGGGGCAGAAGAACACCTTCACCGGCGACACCCTGTGTGACGCCAAGTCCCCCATCATCCTCGAATCCATCGACTTCCCGGAGCCGGTCATCCAACTGGCGATTGAGCCGAAGAGCAACATCGACCAGGACAAGATGGGCAACGCCTTGCGTTCCCTGTCCGAGGAAGACCCCACGTTCCAGGTCAAGGTCGATGACCAGACAGGCCAGACGGTCCTCTACGGCATGGGTGAGCTGCATCTGGAAGTGCTGGTCGACCGCCTGCTGCGCGAGTTCAAAGTGGCGGCCAACGTCGGCCAACCACGTGTGGCCTACCGCGAGACGATCACCCGGGCCGTCGACAAGATCGAGGGCCGGTTTGTGCGCCAGTCGGGCGGCCGGGGCCAGTTCGGCCACGTCGTCCTGCGCGTCGAACCGCTGGAGCCGGGGTCGGGCATTATCTTCGAGAACGCCATTATTGGCGGCTCCATCCCGCGCGAGTTCATCGGCCCGGCCGAGGCCGGCATTCGCGAGGCGCTGGAGAGCGGCGTGTTGGCCGGCTACCCGGTCGTTGACCTGAAGGCGACGTTGATCGACGGCTCGTTCCACGAGGTTGACTCGTCGGAAATGGCCTTCAAGATCGCCGGTTCAATGGCGATTAAGGAAGCCCAGCAGCAAGGCAAGCCCATCCTGCTGGAGCCGATGATGTCGATTGAAGTTGTGGCCCCGGATGATTACACCGGCGACGTGATCGGCAATCTTTCGGCCAACCGTGGGTTGATCGAAGGCATGGAACTGCGCTCCGACGGCCTGCAAACCGTGCGGTCGCTGGTGCCGCTGGCGACCATGTTCGGCTACGCGACTCGCCTGCGGTCGATGACCCAGGGTCGCGGCACTTTTACGATGGAATTCCACCACTACGCGCCGGTCAGCGAATCGGTCGCCCAGGAAATCCTGCACGGCCGCAAGTAA
- the rplW gene encoding 50S ribosomal protein L23 has product MHWRDIIRRPVVTEKSNLLADLNNQYTFVVHPRANKMQVKQAIELAWPNVRVEKIRIANMPAKRARRLRRVTIRKDGWKKAIVTLQPGNRIDLFEGV; this is encoded by the coding sequence ATGCATTGGCGCGACATCATTCGCCGGCCGGTTGTGACCGAAAAGAGCAACCTTCTGGCCGACCTCAATAATCAGTATACGTTTGTGGTTCATCCGCGCGCGAACAAGATGCAGGTGAAGCAGGCCATCGAACTGGCCTGGCCCAACGTGCGCGTCGAAAAGATCCGCATCGCCAATATGCCCGCCAAGCGCGCCCGTCGTCTGCGCCGCGTGACCATTCGCAAGGACGGCTGGAAGAAGGCCATCGTCACGTTGCAGCCCGGCAATCGCATCGACTTGTTCGAGGGCGTATAA
- the rpsS gene encoding 30S ribosomal protein S19 — protein MSRSLKKGPFIEPKLLKKVEDLNTARKRQVIRTWSRASTVFPQMVGHTIAVYDGRRHVPIYITENMVGHKLGEFAPTRLFRGHVAKSEKKGRK, from the coding sequence ATGTCACGTTCATTGAAGAAAGGGCCATTTATTGAGCCGAAACTTCTGAAGAAGGTGGAAGATCTGAATACCGCGCGCAAGCGCCAGGTTATCCGCACGTGGTCGCGGGCCAGCACCGTCTTCCCCCAGATGGTCGGCCACACGATCGCTGTCTACGATGGCCGCCGCCACGTTCCGATCTACATCACGGAAAATATGGTGGGCCACAAGCTGGGCGAATTCGCGCCGACGCGTTTGTTCCGCGGCCACGTGGCTAAGTCGGAGAAGAAGGGGCGGAAGTAA
- the tuf gene encoding elongation factor Tu, with protein sequence MAKAKFQRGKPHVNIGTIGHIDHGKTTLTAAITKTLALKGWADFRAFDSIDNAPEERERGITIAIAHVEYQTENRHYAHVDCPGHRDYIKNMITGAAQMDGAILVVAAPDGPMPQTREHVLLARQVEVPAMVIFLNKVDMMDDEELLELVELELRDLLSIYEFPGDETPIVRGSALQALEAQSKDPNDPAYAAIWELMRVVDEYIPTPVRDVDKPFLMSVEDVFSIKGRGTVVTGRVDRGTLVANTEIDIIGLGNDRKKVVVTSMEMFHKILDKVEAGDNAGLLLRGVGREEVERGQVLAKPGSITPHTEFMGEIYVLRKDEGGRHKAFFPGYRPQFYIRTMDVTGMITLPEGVEMVMPGDSVNLKVELITPVALEEGGRFAIREGGLTVGAGVITKILK encoded by the coding sequence ATGGCCAAGGCAAAATTTCAGCGCGGGAAACCGCACGTAAATATCGGGACGATCGGGCACATCGACCACGGCAAGACGACCCTGACGGCGGCGATCACCAAGACGCTGGCGCTCAAGGGCTGGGCCGATTTTCGGGCGTTCGACTCCATCGACAACGCCCCCGAAGAGCGCGAGCGCGGCATCACGATCGCCATCGCCCACGTGGAGTACCAGACGGAGAACCGCCACTACGCCCACGTCGATTGTCCGGGACACCGCGACTACATCAAGAACATGATCACCGGCGCGGCGCAGATGGACGGGGCTATCCTGGTGGTGGCCGCGCCCGATGGGCCGATGCCGCAGACGCGCGAGCACGTGCTGCTGGCCCGTCAGGTGGAAGTGCCGGCGATGGTCATCTTCCTCAACAAAGTCGATATGATGGACGATGAGGAACTGCTGGAGCTGGTGGAGCTGGAGCTGCGCGATTTGCTCTCCATCTACGAATTCCCCGGCGACGAGACGCCGATCGTGCGCGGCAGCGCCTTGCAGGCGTTGGAAGCGCAATCGAAGGACCCCAACGACCCGGCCTACGCGGCGATCTGGGAACTGATGCGGGTGGTGGATGAGTACATCCCCACGCCGGTGCGCGACGTGGACAAGCCGTTCCTGATGTCGGTCGAGGACGTGTTCTCGATCAAGGGGCGCGGCACGGTGGTGACGGGTCGGGTTGACCGCGGCACGCTGGTGGCCAACACCGAGATCGACATCATCGGGCTGGGCAACGACCGCAAGAAGGTCGTGGTCACGTCGATGGAGATGTTCCACAAGATTCTGGACAAGGTCGAGGCGGGCGACAACGCCGGCTTGCTGCTGCGCGGCGTGGGTCGCGAGGAAGTGGAGCGCGGGCAGGTGCTGGCCAAGCCGGGCAGCATCACGCCGCACACCGAGTTCATGGGCGAGATTTACGTCTTGCGCAAGGACGAGGGCGGGCGGCACAAGGCGTTCTTCCCCGGCTACCGGCCGCAGTTCTACATCCGCACGATGGACGTGACGGGGATGATCACCCTGCCCGAAGGGGTGGAGATGGTCATGCCCGGCGACAGCGTGAACCTGAAGGTGGAACTCATCACCCCGGTGGCGTTGGAAGAAGGCGGGCGCTTCGCCATCCGCGAAGGCGGCCTGACCGTCGGCGCCGGTGTTATTACCAAGATTTTGAAGTAA
- the rpsQ gene encoding 30S ribosomal protein S17, with amino-acid sequence MREQRKRLVGVVTSDKMDKTIVVAVATTKRHPIYGKIVSRVKKYKAHDENNESRTGDRVLIIESSPYSREKRFALVSVLERAD; translated from the coding sequence ATGAGAGAACAGCGTAAACGACTCGTGGGCGTCGTCACCAGTGACAAAATGGACAAGACCATCGTCGTCGCCGTGGCTACCACCAAGCGCCATCCTATCTACGGCAAGATCGTCAGCCGGGTGAAGAAATATAAGGCCCACGACGAGAACAACGAAAGCCGGACGGGCGATCGGGTATTGATCATCGAATCCAGCCCCTATAGCCGGGAGAAGCGGTTCGCGCTCGTCTCCGTGCTGGAACGGGCCGACTAA
- the rplX gene encoding 50S ribosomal protein L24, whose translation MRIKVNDTVEVISGNFKGVRGTVQRVYPKRQMVVVSGVNIIKKHQKPKATGGRSRAQGGVIEFEAPIHVSKVMLVEPGSGEKSRVGVRRDADNHVVRYAKKSGAEL comes from the coding sequence ATGCGAATTAAGGTAAACGATACGGTCGAAGTGATCTCCGGCAATTTCAAGGGCGTGCGCGGCACCGTGCAGCGCGTCTACCCCAAGAGGCAGATGGTCGTCGTCTCCGGAGTGAATATTATCAAGAAACACCAGAAGCCGAAGGCCACCGGCGGTCGCTCGCGGGCCCAGGGTGGCGTCATCGAATTCGAGGCGCCCATCCATGTCTCCAAGGTGATGCTGGTCGAGCCGGGCAGCGGCGAGAAATCGCGTGTCGGCGTGCGCCGCGACGCGGACAATCACGTCGTGCGCTACGCTAAGAAGTCAGGCGCGGAGTTATAA
- the rplC gene encoding 50S ribosomal protein L3, with amino-acid sequence MAGRLVVKGLIGKKVGMTQVFDDAGVVTPVTIIQAGPCFVTQVKDEKSDGYSAVQLGFGEVSVKRLTQGQQGHLGVMKADKKGRRKGKGIPAVRYLREFRTGKTTDYHVGQQLTVTQFEVGDKVDVVGKTKGKGFAGVVKRHNYAGGVRTHGQSDRWRAPGSIGSATEMSRVPKGKTMAGHMGNERQTAQNLEVVRIDAERNLIAIKGAVPGAKGGLVIIRDAAKG; translated from the coding sequence ATCGCCGGGAGGTTAGTCGTGAAAGGATTGATTGGAAAGAAAGTCGGCATGACCCAGGTCTTCGATGACGCCGGCGTTGTCACGCCGGTGACCATCATTCAGGCCGGGCCATGCTTTGTGACCCAGGTGAAGGACGAGAAGTCGGACGGCTATAGCGCCGTGCAACTGGGCTTTGGCGAAGTGTCGGTCAAGCGCCTGACGCAGGGCCAGCAAGGCCATCTGGGCGTGATGAAGGCCGATAAGAAAGGCCGCCGCAAGGGCAAGGGTATTCCCGCCGTCCGCTATCTGCGCGAGTTTCGCACAGGCAAGACGACCGATTACCACGTCGGCCAACAGCTGACCGTGACCCAGTTCGAGGTCGGCGACAAGGTCGACGTCGTGGGCAAGACCAAAGGCAAAGGCTTCGCGGGCGTCGTCAAGCGGCACAATTATGCCGGTGGCGTGCGCACGCACGGCCAATCGGACCGCTGGCGCGCCCCCGGCTCCATCGGCTCGGCCACCGAGATGTCGCGCGTGCCGAAGGGCAAGACGATGGCCGGCCACATGGGCAACGAGCGCCAGACGGCGCAAAACCTGGAGGTCGTCCGCATCGATGCCGAGCGCAACCTGATCGCCATTAAAGGCGCGGTTCCCGGCGCGAAGGGCGGCCTGGTCATCATCCGCGACGCGGCCAAAGGCTAA
- the rpsH gene encoding 30S ribosomal protein S8 — protein MSMTDPIADMLTRMRNALDRQQPTVAIPHSKLKVSIAEVLQHEGYIESYEVVTRDKYPTLVIRLRYVGGRRERRSVINGLQRVSSPGRRIYVGKREIPWVLSGLGVSIVTTSRGVMTDQKARQLGLGGELLCKVW, from the coding sequence ATGTCTATGACTGATCCGATTGCCGACATGTTGACGCGGATGCGCAACGCCCTGGATCGGCAGCAACCGACGGTTGCAATTCCCCATTCTAAATTGAAGGTCTCGATCGCCGAAGTGTTGCAACACGAAGGCTACATCGAGAGCTATGAAGTGGTGACCCGCGATAAGTATCCGACGCTGGTGATTCGGCTGCGCTACGTGGGCGGCCGGCGCGAGCGGCGCTCGGTCATCAATGGCCTGCAGCGCGTCAGCTCGCCGGGCCGCCGTATCTACGTGGGCAAGCGCGAGATCCCCTGGGTTCTCAGTGGTCTGGGCGTTTCAATCGTCACCACCTCGCGCGGCGTGATGACCGACCAGAAGGCGCGCCAGTTGGGCCTCGGCGGCGAATTGCTGTGCAAGGTCTGGTAG
- the rplD gene encoding 50S ribosomal protein L4 — protein MELPVYNMAGEQVSTFELPATIFEANINRDLMHQALVRQLANKRLGTHKAKTRSEVNRTTAKVYRQKGTGRARHGSRKAPIFVGGGVVHGPLPRKYTKQMPRKMRRAALCSALSVKAEQGDIVLLDQISMDAPKTKHIAGMMKSLTNGESVLLLLADRNEIVEKSARNLTDVKTLRANYLNIRDLLGYSKIVMPLAALDVVSGFLEQEAGDEWVDAEDATVEA, from the coding sequence ATGGAACTTCCAGTTTATAACATGGCCGGCGAACAGGTGAGCACCTTCGAGCTACCGGCTACCATTTTTGAAGCGAATATCAATCGCGACCTGATGCACCAGGCGCTCGTCCGCCAATTGGCGAACAAGCGGCTGGGCACGCACAAGGCCAAGACCCGCTCCGAGGTGAACCGCACCACGGCCAAGGTCTATCGCCAGAAGGGCACGGGTCGCGCGCGCCACGGCAGCCGCAAGGCGCCGATCTTCGTCGGCGGCGGTGTGGTCCACGGGCCATTGCCGCGCAAATATACCAAGCAGATGCCGCGCAAAATGCGCCGCGCCGCGCTGTGCTCGGCGCTGTCGGTGAAGGCCGAACAGGGCGACATCGTCTTGCTCGACCAGATCAGCATGGACGCGCCCAAGACGAAGCACATCGCCGGGATGATGAAGTCATTGACCAACGGCGAGAGCGTTCTGCTGCTGCTGGCCGACCGCAACGAGATCGTCGAAAAGTCGGCGCGCAACCTGACGGACGTAAAAACGCTGCGGGCCAACTATCTCAATATCCGTGATCTGCTGGGCTACAGCAAGATCGTCATGCCCTTGGCGGCGCTCGACGTCGTGTCCGGTTTCCTGGAGCAGGAAGCCGGCGACGAGTGGGTGGATGCCGAAGACGCGACGGTGGAGGCGTAA
- the rplE gene encoding 50S ribosomal protein L5 yields MATKFTPLPELYRDEVVPALMKEFEYSSVMQAPKITKVVVNVGLGEALDNAKAIEFATTDITTITGQKPVLNKAKKSIAGFKLREGRVIGLKVTLRGDRMWAFLTRLIHVALPRTRDFQGISPEAFDGRGNYTLGLREQLIFPEIEYDKIDKIRGMEVTIVTTAPTDEEGLRLLTLMGMPFRREVAEAA; encoded by the coding sequence ATGGCAACGAAATTTACGCCGCTGCCCGAGTTATATCGCGATGAGGTCGTCCCGGCCCTGATGAAGGAGTTTGAATACTCCAGTGTCATGCAGGCGCCGAAGATCACCAAAGTCGTGGTCAACGTGGGGCTGGGCGAGGCGCTCGATAACGCCAAGGCGATCGAGTTCGCGACAACCGACATAACCACCATCACCGGCCAGAAGCCGGTGCTGAACAAGGCCAAGAAATCCATCGCCGGCTTCAAGCTGCGCGAAGGGCGCGTGATTGGCCTGAAGGTGACGCTGCGCGGCGACCGGATGTGGGCCTTCCTGACCCGCCTCATCCACGTGGCCTTGCCGCGCACGCGCGACTTCCAGGGGATTTCGCCGGAAGCTTTCGACGGCCGGGGTAACTATACCCTGGGTCTGCGCGAGCAACTGATTTTCCCGGAAATCGAATACGACAAGATCGACAAGATTCGGGGCATGGAAGTGACCATCGTCACCACCGCCCCGACCGACGAAGAAGGACTACGACTGCTGACACTGATGGGAATGCCCTTCCGGCGCGAGGTCGCCGAGGCGGCCTAA
- the rpsC gene encoding 30S ribosomal protein S3 encodes MGRKVHPVGFRLKSIRDWNARWYAEGGRYRALLQEDMVIRRVVKQDLNAAGVAHIEIERFPNQVQVTIHTARPGIVIGRKGAAVKDLRQKLKDLTGKTVRVEVEEITQPDANAQLIAENITGQLERRISHSRAMKRAVLQAMRSGVKGIRIEASGRLSGSEMARNEKLWEGRVPRNMIRADLDYGFAEALTTYGRIGVKVWVFKGEILPQRVEATDVYISE; translated from the coding sequence GTGGGACGAAAAGTACACCCAGTAGGCTTTCGCCTGAAGTCGATCCGTGATTGGAATGCCCGGTGGTATGCCGAAGGCGGCCGGTATCGCGCGCTCTTGCAGGAAGACATGGTCATCCGCCGCGTGGTCAAGCAAGACCTGAACGCCGCCGGCGTGGCCCATATCGAGATTGAGCGCTTCCCGAACCAGGTGCAGGTGACCATTCACACGGCCCGGCCGGGTATCGTCATCGGCCGCAAGGGCGCGGCGGTGAAGGACCTGCGCCAGAAGCTGAAGGACCTGACCGGCAAGACGGTGCGCGTCGAGGTGGAAGAGATCACCCAGCCCGACGCCAACGCCCAACTCATCGCCGAGAACATCACCGGCCAGTTGGAGCGCCGCATCTCCCATAGCCGGGCTATGAAGCGCGCGGTCTTGCAGGCCATGCGCTCCGGCGTCAAGGGCATTCGCATCGAGGCCAGCGGCCGGCTCTCCGGCTCGGAAATGGCCCGCAACGAAAAGCTGTGGGAAGGGCGTGTGCCGCGCAATATGATTCGCGCCGACCTGGACTATGGCTTCGCCGAGGCGCTGACCACCTACGGCCGTATCGGCGTGAAGGTCTGGGTCTTCAAGGGTGAAATCCTGCCGCAGCGCGTGGAAGCGACCGACGTCTACATTAGTGAATAG